The proteins below are encoded in one region of Ricinus communis isolate WT05 ecotype wild-type chromosome 6, ASM1957865v1, whole genome shotgun sequence:
- the LOC107260808 gene encoding uncharacterized protein LOC107260808 → MENQISQLAQQVGQSSKVPGHFPGNTEQPPKGQINVVTLRNGRELEDLPPKVIQKKVVAVEEKMVEAEKMIEEEKTEEKKEPIVIKPYKPPVPFLQRLTQAKLEKKYGKFLDILKKLQINIPFLDAISEMPSYAKFPKDMLSNKRKIEENATVSLTAKCSAILQNKLLKKLGDLGSYSIPVKLGDIEIKKALCDLGASVSLMPLSIYKKLQIGELKPTRISLQLAERSVKFPLGILEDVPFRVGKFFIPCDFIVMEMEEDAQVPIILGKPFLATVGATVDMKNGKITFEVGNEKVEYSLTSSMDSPSKEEKIYSVDALDELVEAKATDLQLDVSLQMILMGSADKED, encoded by the coding sequence ATGGAAAATCAGATAAGCCAACTTGCTCAACAAGTGGGTCAATCTTCAAAGGTTCCGGGTCACTTTCCTGGTAACACCGAGCAACCACCTAAGGGTCAAATTAATGTTGTAACTTTGAGGAATGGTAGAGAGCTAGAAGACCTTCCACCGAAGGTAATTCAAAAGAAAGTAGTTGCAGTAGAGGAAAAGATGGTTGAAGCTGAGAAGATgatagaagaagagaaaactGAAGAGAAGAAAGAGCCCATTGTCATTAAACCTTACAAGCCACCTGTACCTTTCCTACAACGATTGACACAGGCAAAGCTAGAAAAAAAGTATGGGAAATTCCTAGACATTCTAAAGAAGTTGCAGATCAACATCCCATTCTTGGATGCAATCTCAGAGATGCCCTCCTATGCTAAATTCCCGAAAGACATGCTCTCTAACAAGAGGAAAATCGAAGAGAATGCAACGGTCTCACTGACAGCTAAATGCAGTGCTATATTGCAAAACAAGCTTCTAAAGAAGCTAGGAGATCTAGGGAGCTACTCCATTCCAGTCAAGCTAGGTGACATCGAAATAAAGAAGGCTTTATGTGATCTAGGGGCAAGTGTCAGTCTTATGCCCCTATCAATTTACAAGAAACTTCAGATAGGTGAATTAAAACCCACGCGCATCTCCCTACAATTGGCAGAAAGATCGGTGAAATTTCCTTTAGGTATTCTTGAGGATGTGCCATTTAGAGTTGGAAAATTCTTCATCCCTTGTGATTTTATAGTTATGGAGATGGAAGAAGATGCGCAAGTCCCTATCATTCTAGGAAAACCCTTCTTGGCCACTGTTGGGGCCACTGTTGACATGAAGAATGGGAAAATCACCTTTGAAGTGGGTAATGAGAAGGTGGAGTATTCACTCACAAGTTCTATGGATTCTCCTTCTAAAGaggaaaaaatttatagtgtGGATGCTCTAGATGAATTAGTGGAAGCTAAGGCCACAGATTTACAACTCGATGTTTCATTGCAGATGATCTTAATGGGGAGTGCAGATAAAGAGGATTAG
- the LOC107260809 gene encoding uncharacterized protein LOC107260809 has translation MPSYAKFPKDMLSNKRKIEKNATVSLTAECSAILQNELPKKLGDPGSYSILVKLGDIEIKKALCDLGASVSLMPLSICKKLQMGELKPTRISLQLADKLVKFRLGILEDVPLRVGKFFILCDFVVIEMEEDAQVPIILGRPFLATAGATIDMKNGKITFEVGDEKMEYSLISSMDSSSKDEIIYSMDALDEVVEAKAADLQLDDSLQMILMGSADKKDWETREYKRLLEETQALAADEPIKEVLKPMESKESTTPPEVELFDV, from the coding sequence ATGCCCTCCTATGCTAAATTCCCAAAAGACATGCTCTCTAACAAGAGGAAAATCGAAAAGAATGCAACGGTCTCACTGACAGCTGAATGCAGTGCTATATTGCAAAACGAGCTTCCAAAGAAGCTAGGAGATCCAGGGAGCTACTCCATTCTAGTCAAGCTAGGTGACATCGAAATAAAAAAGGCTTTATGTGATCTAGGGGCAAGTGTCAGTCTTATGCCCCTATCAATTTGCAAGAAACTTCAGATGGGTGAATTAAAACCCACACGCATCTCCCTACAATTGGCAGACAAATTGGTGAAATTTCGTTTGGGTATTCTTGAGGATGTGCCACTTAGAGTTGGAAAATTCTTCATCCTTTGTGATTTTGTGGTTATAGAGATGGAAGAAGATGCGCAAGTCCCTATCATTCTAGGAAGACCCTTCTTGGCCACTGCTGGGGCCACTATTGACATGAAGAATGGGAAAATCACCTTTGAAGTGGGTGATGAAAAGATGGAGTATTCACTCATAAGTTCTATGGATTCTTCTTCTAAGGACGAAATAATTTATAGCATGGATGCTCTAGATGAAGTAGTGGAAGCTAAGGCCGCGGATTTACAACTCGATGATTCATTGCAGATGATCTTAATGGGGAGTGCAGATAAAAAGGATTGGGAAACAAGAGAGTACAAGAGGCTCTTGGAGGAGACACAAGCGCTAGCAGCTGATGAGCCTATCAAGGaagtgttaaaaccaatggAGTCTAAGGAGAGTACTACGCCTCCCGAGGTAGAATTATTCGATGTGTAG